One Novosphingobium sp. EMRT-2 DNA segment encodes these proteins:
- the rpsE gene encoding 30S ribosomal protein S5 — protein sequence MADETNLEGAAVAVEAGAGAGEQREGRRGRGRGGDRGERGERGGRGRRDDRRGRGNNEEEGGEELIEKLVHINRVSKTVKGGKRFGFAALVVVGDGKGRVGFGHGKAREVPEAITKATASAKKKMVRVPLKEGRTLHHDGKGRFGAGKVNVRSAPAGTGIIAGGPMRAVFESLGVHDVVTKSVGTSNPYNMIRATFDALQDQTSPKSVAQRRGKKVADLLGRGGASAVEAEAAAEAIVE from the coding sequence ATGGCTGACGAAACCAACCTGGAAGGCGCAGCCGTCGCCGTCGAAGCCGGCGCTGGCGCCGGTGAGCAGCGTGAAGGTCGTCGCGGCCGTGGCCGTGGCGGTGATCGTGGCGAGCGCGGTGAGCGTGGCGGCCGTGGCCGTCGCGACGACCGTCGCGGTCGTGGCAACAACGAGGAAGAAGGTGGCGAGGAGCTGATCGAAAAGCTCGTCCACATCAACCGCGTTTCCAAGACCGTGAAGGGCGGCAAGCGCTTCGGCTTTGCCGCGCTGGTCGTGGTCGGCGATGGCAAGGGCCGCGTCGGCTTCGGGCATGGCAAGGCGCGCGAAGTGCCCGAAGCCATCACCAAGGCCACCGCTTCCGCCAAGAAGAAGATGGTCCGCGTTCCGCTGAAGGAAGGCCGCACCCTGCACCATGACGGCAAGGGCCGTTTCGGCGCGGGCAAGGTCAACGTCCGTTCGGCTCCGGCCGGTACCGGCATCATCGCCGGCGGTCCGATGCGCGCCGTCTTCGAAAGCCTGGGCGTTCACGACGTGGTGACCAAGTCGGTCGGCACCTCGAACCCCTACAACATGATCCGCGCTACCTTCGACGCGCTGCAGGACCAGACTTCGCCGAAGTCGGTCGCCCAGCGTCGCGGCAAGAAGGTCGCCGACCTGCTCGGTCGCGGTGGCGCCAGCGCGGTGGAGGCGGAAGCCGCCGCCGAAGCCATCGTGGAGTAA
- the rplR gene encoding 50S ribosomal protein L18, whose amino-acid sequence MAKLSLFDRRRRRVRTALKARSGGRPRLSVHRSGRHIYAQIIDDAAGRTLAAASTLVKGEKSIGANVDAAAKVGKEIAEKAKAAGITTVVFDRGGFLFHGRVKALADAAREGGLEF is encoded by the coding sequence ATGGCCAAGCTGTCTCTCTTCGATCGCCGCCGTCGCCGCGTCCGCACCGCGCTCAAGGCGCGCTCCGGTGGCCGTCCGCGCCTTTCGGTGCACCGCTCGGGTCGCCACATCTACGCCCAGATCATCGACGATGCCGCCGGCCGCACGCTGGCCGCCGCCTCGACGCTGGTGAAGGGCGAGAAGTCGATCGGCGCCAACGTCGACGCCGCAGCCAAGGTCGGCAAGGAAATCGCCGAGAAGGCGAAGGCCGCCGGCATCACCACCGTCGTGTTCGATCGCGGCGGCTTCCTGTTCCATGGCCGCGTCAAGGCGCTGGCTGACGCTGCCCGCGAAGGCGGCCTGGAGTTCTGA
- the rplO gene encoding 50S ribosomal protein L15 translates to MTKLNDLRDNNGARKGRMRVGRGIGSGKGKTAGRGQKGAKARSGVSIAGFEGGQMPLHMRLPKRGFNNIFAKDYAEVNLGLIQKAIEAGKLDAGSVVDHAALKGAGLARGGKDGVRLLGKGEFSSKVSFKVAGVSKGAKEAVEKAGGSVEVIVKAAPAA, encoded by the coding sequence ATGACCAAGCTGAACGATCTTCGTGACAACAATGGCGCCCGCAAGGGCCGGATGCGCGTCGGGCGCGGCATCGGTTCGGGCAAGGGCAAGACCGCCGGCCGCGGCCAGAAGGGCGCCAAGGCGCGTTCGGGCGTTTCGATTGCCGGATTCGAAGGCGGCCAGATGCCGCTGCACATGCGCCTGCCGAAGCGCGGCTTCAACAACATCTTCGCCAAGGACTATGCCGAGGTGAACCTGGGCCTGATCCAGAAGGCGATCGAGGCGGGCAAGCTCGATGCCGGTTCGGTGGTCGATCACGCGGCGCTCAAGGGCGCGGGCCTGGCCCGTGGCGGCAAGGACGGCGTGCGCCTGCTGGGCAAGGGCGAATTCTCGTCCAAGGTCAGCTTCAAGGTGGCCGGCGTCAGCAAGGGCGCCAAGGAAGCCGTCGAAAAGGCCGGCGGTTCGGTCGAAGTGATCGTCAAGGCCGCTCCCGCCGCCTGA
- the rpsH gene encoding 30S ribosomal protein S8 — MALTDPLGDMLTRIRNGQQAKKDSVLSPASKLRAHVLEVLQREGYIRGFSEDNTGLHPQLRIELKYFEGQPAIKHVARVSKPGRRVYSGSKELPVVRNGLGITIVSTPKGVLSDAEARAANVGGEVLAEVF, encoded by the coding sequence ATGGCATTGACCGACCCCCTGGGTGATATGCTCACCCGCATCCGCAACGGCCAGCAGGCGAAGAAGGACTCTGTCCTCTCGCCCGCGTCGAAGCTGCGCGCCCACGTGCTCGAGGTTCTCCAGCGCGAAGGCTACATCCGTGGCTTCAGCGAAGACAACACGGGCCTGCACCCGCAGCTTCGCATCGAGCTGAAGTATTTCGAGGGCCAGCCCGCGATCAAGCACGTGGCCCGTGTCTCCAAGCCTGGCCGCCGCGTCTATTCGGGTTCCAAGGAACTTCCGGTGGTGCGCAATGGCCTTGGCATCACCATCGTCTCGACGCCGAAGGGCGTGCTCTCGGATGCCGAGGCGCGCGCTGCCAACGTCGGCGGCGAAGTGCTGGCGGAGGTGTTCTGA
- a CDS encoding SRPBCC family protein → MRNKVLVGALLAGAITMPASAEVTAQSDVGFVVREVADVSATPAETWRAMTAPGAWWSSAHTFSGSGTNLSLSPTVGGCFCERFPPPKGTPATQPAGGVQHMRVIYVEPNRVLRLSGALGPLQSEALTGTLTMALRATDTGTHITWEYVVGGYMRYKVDQIAPAVDRMLAEQISLLAAHIAKPAAPVPAAPKPGKATPAQPAKAPSPAAPPATAPGGDEAANDAARAAFDAALKKAPAKRPGAQPRR, encoded by the coding sequence GTGCGGAATAAGGTTCTGGTAGGCGCCTTGCTGGCGGGCGCGATCACCATGCCCGCGTCGGCCGAAGTCACGGCGCAATCCGATGTCGGCTTCGTGGTCCGCGAAGTGGCCGACGTATCCGCCACGCCGGCCGAGACGTGGCGCGCGATGACCGCGCCCGGTGCCTGGTGGTCGTCGGCCCACACCTTTTCCGGCAGCGGTACCAACCTGTCGCTCAGCCCGACCGTCGGCGGCTGCTTCTGCGAGCGCTTCCCGCCGCCCAAGGGCACGCCGGCCACGCAGCCGGCGGGCGGCGTGCAGCACATGCGCGTGATCTACGTCGAGCCGAACCGCGTGCTGCGGCTGAGCGGCGCGCTCGGACCGCTCCAGTCCGAAGCGCTGACCGGTACGCTGACGATGGCCTTGCGCGCGACGGACACGGGCACGCACATCACCTGGGAATACGTTGTCGGCGGGTACATGCGCTACAAGGTCGACCAGATCGCGCCGGCGGTGGACCGGATGCTGGCGGAGCAGATCTCGCTGCTGGCCGCGCATATCGCCAAACCGGCCGCGCCCGTGCCCGCTGCGCCCAAACCTGGCAAGGCGACTCCCGCACAACCGGCGAAGGCTCCTTCCCCGGCCGCGCCTCCGGCCACCGCGCCGGGCGGGGACGAGGCGGCGAACGATGCCGCCAGGGCAGCTTTCGATGCCGCGCTCAAGAAGGCGCCCGCCAAGCGCCCGGGCGCGCAACCACGGCGTTGA
- a CDS encoding adenylate kinase, which produces MNIILLGPPGAGKGTQAQRLVERHGMKQLSTGDMLRAAVKAGTPVGLKAKAVMEAGELVSDEIVSALIGDELDAMPAGQGAIFDGYPRTAPQAESLDAILASRGRALDHVIELEVNEDALVERITGRYTCATCGKGYHDTFEQPKVAGTCDKCGGHEFKRRPDDNEETVRTRMAEYRAKTAPILPIYEARGIVSRVDGMAEMDAVTAAIEAILKNG; this is translated from the coding sequence ATGAATATCATCCTGCTGGGGCCGCCGGGAGCGGGCAAGGGCACACAGGCGCAGCGTCTGGTCGAACGCCATGGCATGAAGCAGCTTTCGACCGGCGACATGCTGCGCGCCGCGGTCAAGGCCGGCACGCCGGTGGGGCTGAAGGCCAAGGCCGTGATGGAAGCCGGCGAGCTGGTGTCCGACGAGATCGTCTCCGCGCTGATCGGCGACGAGCTGGACGCGATGCCGGCGGGCCAGGGCGCGATCTTCGACGGCTATCCGCGCACCGCGCCGCAGGCGGAATCGCTCGACGCCATCCTCGCCAGCCGCGGCCGCGCGCTGGATCACGTGATCGAGCTGGAAGTCAACGAGGATGCGCTGGTCGAGCGCATCACCGGCCGCTACACCTGCGCCACCTGCGGCAAGGGCTATCACGACACGTTCGAGCAACCCAAGGTTGCCGGCACCTGCGACAAGTGCGGCGGGCACGAGTTCAAGCGCCGTCCCGACGACAACGAGGAAACCGTCCGCACGCGCATGGCCGAATACCGCGCCAAGACCGCGCCGATCCTGCCGATCTACGAGGCGCGCGGCATCGTTTCGCGCGTGGACGGCATGGCCGAGATGGACGCGGTGACGGCCGCTATTGAGGCGATTCTCAAGAACGGATAA
- the secY gene encoding preprotein translocase subunit SecY, giving the protein MASRADNIASNLNLANFSKATELKKRIWFTIGALIVFRFLSFVPLPGVNPLILESLYDQTRGGILDIFNAFSGGSLQRMSLIALGVMPYITASIVVQLAASLHPALAALKKEGESGRKKLNQYTRYGAVFLTAVQGWFLASGLEAYGASSGLQAVVNPGYLFRVGAVVSLIGGTMFLLWLGEQITSRGIGNGVSLIIMAGIVAQMPKFISNLFEGGRTGSISPFVIAGVTVMILALVVMICFMERATRRLLIQYPKRATQRGMMNADRSHLPLKINTAGVIPPIFASSLLLLPLTITQFAGNALKPDSVMGKVVIALNQYLGHGKPLYMLLYALGIIFFSFFYTAVVFNPEETADNLKRNGGFIPGIRPGKNTANYLDYVLTRITVLGAAYITIVCVVPEYIMAETGMGTLFFGGTSLLIVVNVTVDTITQIQSHLLAHQYGDLIKKAKLKGRLR; this is encoded by the coding sequence ATGGCATCACGCGCCGATAACATCGCCAGCAACCTCAACCTGGCCAACTTCTCGAAGGCGACCGAGCTCAAGAAGCGCATCTGGTTCACGATCGGCGCGCTGATCGTTTTCCGCTTCCTCAGCTTCGTGCCGCTGCCGGGGGTGAACCCGCTGATCCTGGAATCGCTCTACGACCAGACGCGGGGCGGCATCCTTGATATCTTCAACGCCTTTTCGGGCGGTTCGCTCCAGCGCATGAGCCTGATCGCGCTGGGCGTGATGCCCTATATCACCGCCTCGATCGTGGTGCAGCTGGCCGCGTCGCTTCATCCGGCGCTGGCCGCGCTGAAGAAGGAAGGCGAAAGCGGGCGCAAGAAGCTGAACCAGTACACCCGCTATGGCGCGGTGTTCCTGACCGCTGTGCAGGGCTGGTTCCTCGCCTCGGGCCTTGAAGCCTATGGCGCGTCGAGCGGGCTGCAGGCGGTGGTCAATCCCGGCTACCTGTTCCGCGTCGGCGCGGTGGTCAGCCTGATCGGCGGCACGATGTTCCTGCTGTGGCTGGGCGAACAGATCACTTCGCGCGGGATCGGCAACGGCGTTTCGCTGATCATCATGGCCGGCATCGTCGCGCAGATGCCCAAGTTCATCTCGAACCTGTTCGAAGGTGGCCGCACCGGCTCGATCTCGCCCTTCGTGATCGCCGGCGTCACCGTGATGATCCTCGCGCTCGTGGTGATGATCTGCTTCATGGAGCGCGCCACCCGGCGCCTGCTGATCCAGTACCCCAAGCGCGCGACGCAGCGCGGCATGATGAATGCCGATCGCAGCCACCTGCCGCTGAAGATCAACACCGCCGGCGTCATCCCGCCGATCTTCGCCAGCTCGCTGCTGCTGCTGCCGCTGACCATCACGCAGTTCGCCGGCAACGCGCTGAAGCCGGATTCGGTGATGGGCAAGGTGGTGATCGCGCTGAACCAGTACCTTGGCCATGGCAAGCCGCTGTACATGCTGCTCTATGCGCTGGGCATCATCTTCTTCAGCTTCTTCTACACCGCCGTGGTGTTCAACCCCGAGGAAACCGCCGACAACCTGAAGCGCAACGGCGGCTTCATCCCCGGCATCCGCCCGGGCAAGAACACCGCGAACTACCTCGATTACGTGCTGACCCGCATCACCGTGCTGGGCGCAGCCTATATTACCATCGTCTGTGTTGTGCCCGAATACATCATGGCCGAAACGGGCATGGGCACGTTGTTCTTTGGCGGCACGAGCCTGCTGATCGTGGTCAACGTGACCGTGGACACGATCACGCAGATCCAGTCGCACCTGCTGGCGCACCAGTATGGCGACCTGATCAAGAAGGCCAAGCTGAAGGGACGCCTGCGCTGA
- the rpmD gene encoding 50S ribosomal protein L30: protein MAKIKIKQIGSPIRRPESQKKILVGLGLGKMHRVVEVEDTAEVRGALAKLPHMVAVVD from the coding sequence ATGGCGAAGATCAAGATCAAGCAGATCGGCTCGCCGATCCGCCGCCCGGAAAGCCAGAAGAAGATTCTGGTCGGTCTGGGTCTCGGCAAGATGCACCGCGTGGTCGAGGTGGAAGACACCGCCGAAGTTCGCGGCGCGCTGGCCAAGCTGCCGCACATGGTGGCGGTGGTCGACTGA
- the rplF gene encoding 50S ribosomal protein L6 → MSRIGKRPVTIPSGVTANIADGVLTVKGPKGTLTLSLRDEISYTVEGDAIIVKPANDTKQARAFWGMQRTLVDNLVTGVTQGYTKVLEITGVGYRANSQGKNLKLQLGYSHDVDFAVPEGIEIKTPDNTTVEISGIDKQKVGQVAAEIRRWRKPEPYKGKGIKYRGEYIFRKEGKKK, encoded by the coding sequence ATGAGCCGCATCGGCAAAAGGCCGGTGACGATCCCGAGTGGCGTCACCGCGAACATCGCGGACGGCGTGCTGACCGTGAAAGGCCCCAAGGGCACGCTCACGCTCTCGCTGCGCGACGAAATCAGCTACACGGTGGAAGGCGACGCCATCATCGTGAAGCCGGCGAACGACACCAAGCAGGCGCGCGCCTTCTGGGGCATGCAGCGCACGCTGGTCGATAACCTCGTCACCGGCGTGACCCAGGGCTACACCAAGGTTCTGGAAATCACCGGTGTCGGCTATCGCGCCAACTCGCAGGGCAAGAACCTGAAGCTGCAGCTCGGCTACAGCCACGACGTCGATTTCGCCGTGCCGGAAGGCATCGAGATCAAGACCCCGGATAACACCACGGTCGAAATCTCGGGCATCGACAAGCAGAAGGTCGGCCAGGTAGCCGCCGAGATCCGCCGCTGGCGCAAGCCCGAACCCTACAAGGGCAAGGGCATCAAGTACCGCGGCGAGTACATCTTCCGCAAGGAAGGGAAGAAGAAGTAA
- the rpsN gene encoding 30S ribosomal protein S14: MAKLSSINKNEKRKKLVQKYAAKYAALKAQADDEALDETERLIARLKMAELPRNANPTRVRNRCNTTGRPRGYYRKFGLCRVELRDLANKGLIPGVTKSSW, translated from the coding sequence ATGGCGAAACTGAGTTCGATCAACAAGAACGAGAAGCGCAAGAAGCTCGTTCAGAAGTATGCGGCCAAGTATGCCGCGCTGAAGGCCCAGGCCGACGACGAAGCGCTCGACGAAACCGAGCGCCTGATCGCGCGCCTCAAGATGGCGGAACTGCCGCGCAACGCGAACCCGACCCGGGTGCGCAACCGCTGCAACACCACCGGCCGCCCGCGTGGCTACTACCGCAAGTTCGGCCTGTGCCGCGTCGAGCTGCGCGACCTCGCCAACAAGGGGCTTATCCCCGGCGTGACCAAGTCGAGCTGGTAA